One Fontisphaera persica DNA window includes the following coding sequences:
- a CDS encoding VWA domain-containing protein — protein sequence MTFAQPHLLLLLLLLPLLAWLQGRMGRRAALVYSSLNLLPTGLRPARSAVGAWLPHLRWVSVALAVVALAQPRFTHTETSISASGVDIMVALDLSGSMEAMDFNLRGRDVNRLDMAREVLREFIKKRPSDRIGIVAFAGRPYLAAPLTLDHDFLLQNLERLKLGAVREYNSTAIGSALATAVNRLEHVPAKSRIVILMTDGQNNAGKVPPLAAAEAAKALGIKVYTIGIGRQGQSYVLRQFMGRLIREPVLVDIDEDTLKQIADLTGGKYYRADNTERFRQIYEEIDRLEKTEVVVKKYSHHTELAHWLILGAVSLLLLEVVLMQTWLRQLP from the coding sequence ATGACCTTTGCACAACCCCATCTGCTGCTGTTGCTCCTGTTGCTGCCGCTGCTGGCGTGGCTGCAGGGACGGATGGGCCGCCGGGCGGCGCTGGTCTATTCCTCGTTGAACCTGCTGCCCACCGGCCTGCGGCCGGCGCGCTCGGCGGTGGGGGCCTGGCTGCCGCATTTGCGGTGGGTCTCGGTGGCGCTGGCGGTGGTGGCGCTGGCCCAGCCACGTTTCACCCACACGGAAACCTCCATCAGCGCCAGCGGCGTGGACATCATGGTGGCCCTGGACCTGTCGGGCAGCATGGAGGCCATGGACTTCAACCTGCGGGGGCGCGATGTGAACCGCCTGGACATGGCGCGGGAGGTCCTGCGCGAGTTCATCAAAAAACGCCCCAGCGATCGCATCGGGATTGTCGCTTTCGCCGGGCGCCCCTACCTGGCGGCGCCGCTCACCCTCGACCATGATTTTTTGCTGCAAAACCTGGAGCGGCTCAAGCTGGGCGCCGTGCGCGAATACAATTCCACCGCCATTGGCTCGGCGCTGGCCACCGCTGTGAACCGCCTCGAGCACGTGCCCGCCAAGAGCCGCATCGTCATCCTGATGACCGACGGCCAGAACAACGCCGGCAAAGTCCCGCCCCTGGCGGCGGCGGAGGCGGCCAAGGCCCTGGGCATCAAGGTTTACACCATCGGCATTGGCCGCCAGGGCCAGTCCTATGTGCTGCGCCAGTTCATGGGCCGGCTCATTCGCGAGCCGGTGCTGGTGGACATTGATGAAGATACCCTGAAGCAAATCGCTGACCTGACCGGCGGCAAGTATTACCGCGCTGACAATACCGAGCGCTTCCGCCAGATTTACGAGGAAATTGACCGGCTCGAAAAAACCGAGGTGGTCGTCAAGAAATACTCGCATCATACCGAGCTGGCCCACTGGCTCATCCTGGGCGCGGTGAGCCTGCTGCTGCTCGAGGTGGTGTTGATGCAAACCTGGCTCCGGCAGTTGCCATGA
- a CDS encoding DUF58 domain-containing protein, producing the protein MIPPEILKKIRQIEIRTNRLVTETLGGQYHSVFKGQGMNFDEVREYQPGDEVRAIDWNVTARMNHPFIKKFVEERELTVMLLVDASGSGRFGSAGPSKRELAAEIASVLAFSAIRNNDKVGLALFTRHVEKFIPPRKGRRHVLRVIREILFHAPQSPQTDLAEALDFLNRVITRRAIVVVLSDFLENAPRWQRRPASPTRPWLTALRQARRRHDVVCVQITDPHELALPDVGRVVLQDAETGEQAVVDTGDEQWRAVWQQQRRQQQAQLEQSFRLARTDALQVRTDQPYEAALGRFFATREKRRLRG; encoded by the coding sequence ATGATTCCCCCGGAAATCCTCAAAAAAATCCGGCAGATTGAAATCCGCACCAACCGGCTCGTCACCGAGACGCTTGGGGGGCAGTACCACAGCGTCTTCAAAGGGCAGGGGATGAACTTCGACGAAGTGCGGGAATACCAGCCGGGGGATGAAGTGCGCGCCATTGACTGGAATGTCACCGCGCGCATGAATCATCCCTTCATCAAAAAATTCGTCGAGGAGCGCGAGTTGACGGTGATGCTGCTGGTGGATGCCAGCGGCAGCGGTCGCTTTGGCTCCGCCGGCCCGTCCAAGCGCGAGCTGGCCGCGGAAATCGCCAGCGTGCTGGCCTTCTCCGCCATTCGCAACAATGACAAAGTCGGACTGGCCCTGTTCACCCGGCACGTGGAGAAGTTCATCCCCCCGCGCAAGGGCCGCCGCCATGTCTTGCGGGTAATCCGCGAAATTTTGTTTCACGCCCCGCAATCGCCCCAAACCGACCTCGCCGAGGCGCTGGATTTTCTCAACCGCGTCATCACCCGCCGGGCCATCGTGGTGGTGCTGTCGGATTTTCTGGAGAACGCCCCGCGCTGGCAGCGGCGGCCCGCGTCGCCAACCCGCCCATGGCTGACGGCCCTGCGCCAGGCCCGCCGGCGGCATGATGTGGTGTGTGTGCAGATCACCGATCCCCATGAATTGGCGCTGCCCGACGTGGGCCGCGTGGTGTTGCAGGATGCCGAAACCGGCGAACAAGCGGTGGTGGACACCGGCGACGAGCAATGGCGGGCGGTGTGGCAGCAACAACGCCGCCAGCAACAGGCGCAGTTGGAGCAATCCTTCCGCCTGGCCCGCACCGATGCCCTGCAGGTGCGCACCGACCAACCCTACGAGGCCGCGCTGGGGCGGTTCTTTGCCACCCGCGAAAAACGGCGCTTGCGCGGCTGA
- a CDS encoding AAA family ATPase — protein sequence MSTALTAINQEVARASAFVRPLLDEMGKVIVGQSYLVERLIIGLLANGHVLLEGVPGLAKTLSVKTLAACLNVKFARLQFTPDMLPADVIGTQIYNPQTGSFSTRRGPVFAHLVLADEINRAPAKVQSALLEAMQEKQVTIGEQTFRLEEPFLVLATQNPIEQEGTYPLPEAQVDRFMLKLKIGYPSRAEERQILDLMARTSGLPAARPVVTPQQILAAREVLNDIYVDEKVKDYIVDLVCATRDPAAYKIQLQGMIQLGASPRATIALTLGAKAHAFLKGRGYVTPQDVKSIGMDVLRHRVTVTYEAEAEDKTSETIIQKIFDELPVP from the coding sequence ATGAGCACAGCATTAACGGCGATTAATCAGGAAGTGGCGCGGGCCTCGGCCTTTGTGCGCCCGCTGCTGGATGAAATGGGCAAGGTCATCGTGGGCCAGTCCTACCTCGTGGAGCGGCTCATCATCGGGCTCCTGGCCAACGGCCATGTGCTGCTCGAAGGCGTGCCGGGCCTGGCCAAAACGCTGTCGGTGAAAACCCTGGCCGCGTGTTTGAATGTCAAGTTTGCCCGGCTTCAATTCACCCCCGACATGCTCCCGGCGGACGTCATCGGCACACAAATCTACAATCCCCAAACTGGCAGCTTCTCCACCCGCCGCGGCCCTGTATTTGCCCACCTGGTGCTGGCCGATGAAATCAACCGCGCCCCCGCCAAGGTGCAAAGCGCCCTGCTCGAAGCGATGCAGGAAAAGCAGGTGACCATTGGCGAGCAGACCTTCCGCCTGGAAGAACCGTTCCTGGTGCTCGCCACGCAAAACCCCATTGAGCAGGAGGGCACCTATCCGCTGCCCGAGGCGCAGGTGGACCGCTTCATGCTGAAGTTGAAAATCGGCTACCCCTCCCGCGCAGAGGAGCGCCAGATTCTGGACTTGATGGCGCGCACCAGCGGGCTGCCCGCCGCCCGCCCGGTGGTCACGCCCCAGCAAATCCTGGCCGCCCGCGAGGTGCTCAATGACATCTACGTGGATGAAAAGGTGAAGGACTACATTGTGGACCTGGTCTGCGCCACCCGCGACCCGGCCGCCTACAAAATCCAGTTGCAGGGCATGATTCAACTGGGCGCCTCCCCCCGCGCCACCATTGCCCTGACCCTTGGGGCCAAGGCCCACGCCTTCCTCAAGGGCCGCGGCTACGTCACTCCGCAGGACGTCAAATCCATCGGCATGGATGTGCTGCGGCATCGGGTGACCGTGACCTACGAGGCCGAGGCCGAGGACAAAACCAGCGAAACCATCATTCAGAAGATTTTTGACGAGCTGCCTGTGCCTTGA
- a CDS encoding P-II family nitrogen regulator: MKKIEAIIKPFKLEEVKEALTALGIEGMTVSEVKGFGRQKGHTEIYRGSEYTVDFLPKIKLEIVLPDALVNPAVEAIVKGARTGKIGDGKVFILPIENAVRIRTEESGDKAV; this comes from the coding sequence ATGAAAAAAATTGAAGCCATTATCAAGCCGTTCAAACTCGAAGAGGTCAAGGAAGCCTTGACCGCCCTGGGCATCGAGGGGATGACCGTCAGCGAGGTCAAAGGGTTTGGACGGCAAAAAGGCCACACCGAGATTTATCGCGGCAGCGAGTACACCGTGGATTTTCTGCCCAAAATCAAACTGGAGATCGTCCTGCCGGACGCGCTGGTCAACCCGGCCGTGGAAGCCATCGTCAAGGGGGCGCGCACGGGCAAAATCGGCGACGGCAAGGTGTTCATTCTGCCCATTGAAAACGCCGTGCGCATCCGCACCGAGGAAAGCGGGGACAAGGCGGTCTGA
- the coaD gene encoding pantetheine-phosphate adenylyltransferase produces the protein MGRTVIYPGSFDPLTNGHLDIVQRAARLFDRVIVAVAPSEGKGPLFDLEERVSLIRRAVMTMPNVEVDSFTGLLMDYVEKQNGHAVIRGLRAVSDFEFEFQLALMNRKLNPRVETIFMMPKEAYTFVSSRLVKEIATLGGDVGPFVPAHVKAALTRKLRQRRRRA, from the coding sequence ATGGGGCGTACCGTCATCTACCCAGGCAGCTTTGACCCGTTGACCAATGGCCATCTGGACATTGTGCAGCGGGCCGCGCGGCTCTTTGACCGGGTCATTGTGGCTGTGGCCCCCAGCGAAGGCAAGGGGCCCCTGTTTGATTTGGAAGAGCGCGTTTCCCTCATCCGCCGCGCGGTCATGACCATGCCCAACGTGGAAGTGGACTCCTTCACCGGCCTGTTGATGGATTACGTGGAAAAACAAAACGGCCACGCAGTCATCCGCGGCCTGCGCGCCGTTTCCGATTTCGAGTTTGAGTTTCAACTGGCCCTCATGAACCGCAAACTCAATCCACGGGTGGAAACCATTTTCATGATGCCCAAGGAAGCTTACACCTTTGTCAGCAGCCGGCTGGTGAAGGAAATCGCCACCCTCGGCGGTGACGTCGGGCCGTTTGTGCCGGCGCATGTGAAAGCCGCCCTGACGCGCAAACTGCGCCAGCGCCGCCGCCGCGCCTAG
- a CDS encoding YceD family protein — translation MSVQFSLSQLEIRNLTLQGELAVEDLDLDTGDAMLQVRQPLRYDIQLEKVEAGVYAHGRLMLHLNCCCVRCLKEFVLPLELAQWSRLLPLTGEDAVPVEKDIVDLTPILREDMLLVFPQHPLCEPGCGGLPQWQQMQASQQAASGVNSPWSVLDQLKLKS, via the coding sequence ATGTCCGTCCAATTCAGCTTAAGCCAGTTGGAAATCCGCAACCTCACCCTCCAGGGCGAGCTGGCGGTGGAAGACCTGGACCTGGACACCGGAGACGCCATGCTGCAGGTGCGCCAGCCCCTGCGCTATGACATCCAGCTCGAAAAGGTGGAGGCGGGCGTGTACGCCCACGGACGGCTGATGCTGCACTTGAACTGCTGTTGCGTGCGGTGCTTGAAGGAATTTGTCCTGCCCCTGGAACTCGCCCAGTGGTCCCGCCTGCTGCCGCTGACGGGAGAGGACGCGGTGCCGGTGGAAAAAGACATTGTGGACTTGACGCCCATCCTGCGCGAAGATATGCTTTTGGTCTTTCCGCAACATCCGTTGTGTGAACCGGGATGCGGCGGGTTGCCGCAGTGGCAACAAATGCAAGCGAGCCAGCAGGCCGCCAGCGGGGTCAATTCCCCGTGGTCCGTGCTGGATCAGTTGAAATTGAAATCGTGA
- the rpmF gene encoding 50S ribosomal protein L32: MGVPKRKPSRSRQRMRRAYNSVLTLPQLSVCPQCSAPYVPHRVCPACGFYRGRQVVTVKVQG, encoded by the coding sequence ATGGGTGTACCGAAACGCAAACCCTCGCGCAGCCGCCAGCGCATGCGGCGCGCTTACAACAGTGTCTTGACGCTCCCGCAATTGAGCGTTTGTCCGCAATGCTCGGCGCCGTATGTGCCGCACCGGGTCTGCCCGGCCTGCGGCTTCTACCGGGGACGCCAGGTCGTGACCGTCAAAGTCCAGGGCTGA
- a CDS encoding beta-ketoacyl-ACP synthase III, with amino-acid sequence MNSPAPKSFVNPRARHNYAGRPCSIIGVGSYVPERVLTNADLTRMVDTSDEWIITRTGIRERRIAAPDQYTSDLAAAAAQKALENAGITPQQVDLIIVATITPDMPFPNTACLVQQKIGATRAAAFDIEAACSGFIYALEIGQQFIMSRTYETVLVIGAEKLSTITDWQDRNTCVLFGDGAGAAVLQSRPDSHGLLTTCMGADGSKGSLLCMPGGGSRNPATPESVQSRLHYLKMDGKETFKNAVTAMVQAGQEALRRCALDIKQIKCIIPHQANQRILDAVAERLGATPEQVFMNLDKYGNTSAASVAIALDEAVRQGRIQRGDLVLLVVFGAGFTWAAAVIEW; translated from the coding sequence ATGAATTCCCCGGCTCCGAAATCCTTTGTCAATCCGCGCGCCCGCCACAATTACGCCGGCCGCCCCTGCTCCATCATCGGCGTAGGCTCCTACGTGCCTGAACGGGTGCTCACCAACGCGGATTTGACCCGCATGGTGGACACCAGCGACGAGTGGATTATCACCCGCACCGGCATCCGCGAGCGGCGCATTGCCGCCCCCGACCAATACACCTCGGACCTCGCTGCCGCGGCTGCCCAGAAAGCCCTCGAAAATGCCGGCATCACCCCCCAGCAGGTGGATTTAATCATTGTGGCCACCATCACGCCGGACATGCCGTTTCCCAACACGGCCTGCCTGGTGCAGCAAAAAATCGGGGCCACCCGCGCCGCGGCCTTTGATATTGAGGCCGCCTGCTCCGGTTTCATTTACGCGCTGGAGATTGGCCAGCAATTCATCATGTCCCGCACCTACGAAACGGTGCTGGTCATCGGCGCGGAAAAACTCTCCACCATCACCGACTGGCAGGACCGCAACACCTGCGTCCTCTTTGGCGATGGCGCCGGCGCAGCCGTCCTCCAAAGCCGCCCCGACAGCCACGGACTGCTTACCACCTGCATGGGAGCCGACGGCAGCAAGGGCAGCCTCCTGTGCATGCCCGGCGGCGGCAGCCGCAATCCCGCCACACCGGAAAGCGTGCAGAGCCGGCTCCATTACCTGAAAATGGACGGCAAGGAGACCTTCAAAAATGCCGTCACCGCCATGGTCCAGGCCGGTCAGGAGGCCTTGCGGCGCTGCGCCTTGGACATCAAGCAAATCAAGTGCATCATTCCGCATCAGGCCAACCAACGCATCCTGGACGCCGTGGCGGAGCGCCTGGGAGCCACTCCCGAGCAGGTGTTCATGAACTTGGATAAATACGGCAACACCTCCGCGGCTTCGGTCGCCATCGCCCTGGACGAAGCCGTCCGCCAGGGACGCATCCAGCGCGGTGACCTGGTACTGCTGGTCGTTTTCGGCGCCGGCTTCACCTGGGCCGCCGCCGTGATTGAATGGTGA
- a CDS encoding RHS repeat-associated core domain-containing protein, with product MCAVSEVESCPEVHRTRGAVRTHVWGANLSGTTQGTGSISGGLQAGLAHVVGLGEHTPPACALRRPAEGKLFLHTSNAATEQRSSEHECCPFGELLRATGPLAQTFNHLFSTKYFDWETGLSYYGHRYYSPTTGRWPNRDPIGDEVVLRHAARTIHPMRVAILQHEALGNLYTFNHNNPMGYVDSDGRVAIAIPAGVIIGGGILIGAGICYAIPSCRDAMTQAGREIAEGVKELCRPRPKPPEICPKTGEMNQPAIGNPGDPDYVPAMKICIYTCPKQGVVRRYFPEGTLCDSTITQPFP from the coding sequence ATGTGTGCAGTGTCGGAGGTGGAAAGTTGTCCCGAAGTGCATAGGACAAGGGGTGCGGTGCGCACGCACGTGTGGGGGGCGAATTTGTCGGGGACGACGCAGGGGACGGGTTCGATTTCAGGAGGGTTGCAAGCGGGGTTGGCGCACGTTGTTGGTCTCGGGGAGCACACGCCTCCGGCGTGTGCCCTTCGGCGTCCCGCCGAAGGGAAATTATTCCTCCACACGTCGAATGCGGCCACAGAGCAACGCTCGTCAGAACACGAATGCTGCCCGTTTGGCGAGCTCCTGCGCGCCACCGGCCCCCTGGCCCAGACGTTCAATCATCTCTTCTCCACCAAATACTTTGACTGGGAAACCGGCCTCTCTTACTACGGCCACCGCTACTACTCCCCCACCACTGGAAGATGGCCAAATAGAGACCCCATCGGAGACGAAGTCGTTCTACGGCATGCTGCCCGAACCATTCATCCGATGCGAGTAGCGATCCTCCAACACGAAGCTCTCGGCAACCTCTACACGTTCAATCACAACAACCCGATGGGATACGTAGACTCGGACGGGCGAGTCGCTATCGCAATCCCTGCCGGCGTGATCATTGGGGGTGGTATTTTGATTGGTGCTGGGATCTGCTACGCAATTCCAAGTTGTCGCGACGCGATGACTCAGGCTGGCCGAGAAATCGCAGAAGGCGTCAAAGAGCTTTGCAGGCCAAGGCCGAAACCACCGGAGATTTGTCCCAAGACGGGGGAGATGAACCAACCCGCAATCGGGAATCCAGGCGACCCAGACTATGTTCCTGCGATGAAAATCTGCATCTACACCTGCCCAAAGCAAGGCGTAGTGCGGAGATATTTCCCCGAAGGAACGTTGTGTGATTCAACAATCACCCAGCCCTTCCCGTAA